Proteins encoded within one genomic window of Paludisphaera rhizosphaerae:
- a CDS encoding HEAT repeat domain-containing protein, which translates to MSATTDYTIPFRGDLKAIAGVGSAVALATRHPEARPTALFWVDQGDDRPRSHGEEFPGGVTAIADSDSVWIAGTDGHVYRAPLDGPPKAIGPKVGEAKALALLSDDRLGVLVGREVRVLARKDGKLAQTIELPEPGSTLASDPSGKWLAVGTTDGLVSIYEAESSADFAPGDSARLHEGEVTAILFERDDLRFFSAGADMKLLSTHARGKLEPEDKGRANNHSDRITAMIWGPEDRLLTGSLDGTVKSWPRVGGVKPTTQKEGVVRVLGMALVKRHGRDHLVVAGGDDTLRTFVIDAAGKPAGLMLRGCGAMDATRADLAGDDPRAREAAIRRLAEFDDAASLSLLAEQAVRDPDHGLRLLAVQSLGQSDHPKSPALLEGLFSHAEAAVRTAAFEGLRRQRGPADLRVLDLALKAEKPEIGKLAVEALGTLAGKDDQALTRLTTALSAKTPEVRQAALMALESAYPADSPEANLAALGTSHADVRRAALMRLFARKMLGDATVQSALRRRVEDADPEVRRVAFLLSLHTRPALLSALRSRDPELERQLADLEGGQDPSSAVAKPKKGRGEATTKAETPSDEELTPLLQASASSALETSLRGARGLAVLGDPRAFGLLLQLSREEDEKARVEACRAMAALDDARGAERLRSLLYDPSLAVRDAAFTALARLLEDEPLKAAEAGLNAPSENVRQRGLQLLVAEARKAPIKSLEDRPAAMLADALNDSFKTVRSEAFKAALNLKVGGGGAATLRYVMRSQHADVRREAMTEAMANAGEPGGWDAVFEFLNDPDPGLRSEAYEFASRKTKGLETLDAALGSRYPDLRKAAVDGLVKKHTAAAQKLLARALDDEEKNVRLAALEALVGADAQPVLRTAVENPHADVRVRAARALARHGDPAALKPLIALATALEPEEEERRKDWSSLAESALLGLGQLGDASALTALIPLIDSPHAPIRQGATRALAWLTPADRSAPLRDALRHHDAVVRDLSAFGLTLLGDASAGPLVFADSAKTLKPWERFAAAVALSGTAIGDGSLVAGLDDSDEKIRARILLLLLMMEWKAPREGSPLVLAALAGRDPRTRLVAAEALEAMAAGAGGLAEFIVKTINDRGGKLPWTIPAAVVDDLAELLVHAEPRLRARSAELLRALESDEQAAWDQTWATHAERFAAAIEALRKAAAKRRSTTDQAPPKSLRELALGAYVGLLRNQGGTQKAGDPATLRVRRSALGRIETLAKNDPTIASAARPVLVQVLGDPNAAIRIPAFECLPVLGMEPTTLAAEALATGHVDLGVKALEILAAGGSTAEGRRVLDEAMLTRRDDLAIEAAKLLIAREGTTPVATRALEGAHEPLRKAAVAWLADEAEKDEKARVSLRAALSSRHAPVREAAAMALAARKDASAFDALVALLKAAPDANAARRCIAALTTLGDPRTATAFLDRVENDPSETAPADELIRAVGGFGRPEVIDRLFALWDKDRKRGLPAYQALFTISGHHQRIEDPEDEAPDRRWEEKQLPRRDDVLARLLARLTAPGEKGAMALIPAARWSRSKEVDPVLAGLIGHPDEAIRRAAIEAIGWRLRKRSGDPAVLVKALASKDPVAQLLAAEGLARVGRPEGLSVLMASVELVPDLNLRRRAVLALGELADERAAEMLIKLASDDAHALNEAAAEAIGHLGKSKHAEAVERLLVRLADGSGGVAYQAIKGLRWLDTAQGWRVLRRRAGEDSAPHREIAIEQLAHNDDPATRDLLLKLIREDISNEEQAYAAARKLWGPDALEPDEALLQSVYPEGFEEYDEALKRGSERSSPSRIFAILPSCEDDDVRKALARALLTRKDVPTAEARDALDSLDPAVSGLAAHILGRSGEAAKGGAKSVETTLTRWWKAWVDRRKTSRTVGLGDDDAQALVECLGLVAWAAGRLGVGGETLAAMASLPEADRQAVEMRRSAVEALAASPARKLAVAALEEAVSTTGPETRALAAQIVTEDAPDKALPLAEKLLADRWAFDRVARGRSARLSNVLRQASRQSHYQGVALPYLVAQKDVEGLAAVAGDRSAAEGARLGAIEALAALATEPAEDVLRKIGLDEREEEDLRKAAWRGLRKSKRLRTPKPTKTPTPKVSG; encoded by the coding sequence TTGAGCGCGACGACCGACTACACCATCCCGTTTCGCGGCGACCTCAAGGCGATCGCCGGCGTCGGCTCCGCCGTCGCGCTGGCGACGCGCCATCCCGAGGCTCGGCCGACCGCCCTGTTCTGGGTCGACCAGGGCGACGACCGCCCGCGATCCCACGGCGAGGAGTTCCCCGGCGGCGTCACCGCCATCGCCGACAGCGACTCCGTCTGGATCGCCGGGACCGACGGCCATGTCTATCGGGCGCCGCTCGACGGCCCGCCAAAAGCGATCGGCCCGAAGGTCGGCGAAGCGAAGGCGCTGGCCCTGCTCTCCGACGACCGGCTCGGCGTACTCGTGGGCCGCGAGGTGAGGGTCCTCGCGCGAAAGGACGGCAAGCTCGCGCAGACGATCGAGCTGCCCGAGCCGGGCTCGACGCTGGCGAGCGACCCATCCGGCAAGTGGCTGGCGGTTGGGACCACCGATGGGCTGGTTTCGATCTACGAGGCCGAGTCCTCGGCCGATTTCGCCCCCGGCGACTCCGCCCGACTACACGAAGGCGAAGTCACGGCCATCCTGTTCGAGCGCGACGACCTGCGTTTCTTCTCGGCCGGAGCTGACATGAAGCTCCTGTCGACCCACGCGCGAGGCAAGCTGGAGCCCGAGGACAAGGGTCGCGCCAACAACCACTCCGATCGGATCACGGCCATGATCTGGGGGCCGGAGGACCGCCTGCTCACGGGCAGCCTCGACGGCACGGTCAAGTCGTGGCCGCGTGTCGGAGGGGTCAAGCCGACGACGCAGAAGGAGGGCGTGGTCCGAGTCTTGGGGATGGCCCTGGTCAAGCGGCACGGGCGCGACCACCTCGTCGTGGCGGGCGGGGACGACACGCTCCGCACCTTCGTCATCGACGCCGCCGGCAAGCCCGCCGGCCTGATGCTCCGCGGCTGCGGCGCGATGGACGCGACCAGGGCAGACCTCGCCGGCGACGACCCCCGTGCTCGCGAAGCGGCCATCCGTCGACTGGCCGAGTTCGACGACGCGGCCTCCCTCTCGCTCCTCGCCGAGCAGGCCGTTCGCGATCCCGACCACGGCCTGAGGCTTCTGGCCGTGCAGTCGCTCGGGCAGTCCGACCATCCCAAATCCCCTGCGTTGCTGGAGGGCCTATTCTCGCACGCCGAAGCCGCTGTCCGCACCGCCGCGTTCGAAGGGCTCCGCCGCCAGCGCGGTCCGGCCGACCTTCGCGTCCTGGACCTCGCCCTCAAGGCCGAGAAGCCCGAGATCGGCAAGCTCGCCGTTGAGGCTCTGGGGACACTCGCCGGCAAGGACGACCAGGCGCTGACCCGCCTGACCACAGCCCTCTCGGCCAAGACGCCGGAGGTCCGCCAGGCGGCCCTGATGGCGCTGGAATCGGCCTACCCGGCCGACTCGCCCGAGGCGAATCTCGCGGCCCTCGGAACGTCCCACGCTGATGTCCGGCGGGCGGCGCTGATGAGGCTGTTCGCCCGCAAAATGCTGGGCGACGCCACGGTCCAGTCGGCCCTGCGTCGACGCGTCGAGGACGCCGATCCCGAAGTTCGTCGGGTCGCCTTTCTGCTCTCGCTCCATACCCGCCCCGCCCTGCTCTCCGCCCTGCGCTCGCGCGACCCGGAGTTGGAGCGTCAACTGGCCGACCTCGAAGGCGGCCAGGATCCGTCGTCCGCGGTCGCGAAGCCGAAGAAGGGCCGCGGCGAGGCTACGACGAAGGCCGAAACGCCGAGCGACGAGGAGTTGACGCCCCTGCTCCAGGCGTCGGCCAGCAGCGCTCTCGAGACCAGCCTGCGGGGAGCCCGCGGCCTGGCCGTTCTGGGCGACCCCCGGGCCTTCGGCCTCCTGTTGCAGCTAAGTCGCGAAGAGGACGAGAAGGCCCGAGTCGAGGCCTGCCGGGCCATGGCCGCGCTCGACGACGCTCGAGGGGCTGAGCGGCTGAGGTCGCTCCTGTACGACCCCTCGCTCGCCGTCCGAGACGCCGCCTTCACCGCCCTGGCCCGTCTTCTCGAAGACGAGCCCCTCAAAGCGGCCGAAGCCGGGCTCAACGCACCGTCTGAGAACGTCCGCCAGCGAGGGCTCCAACTCCTGGTCGCCGAGGCGCGCAAGGCCCCGATCAAGAGCCTCGAAGATCGCCCCGCCGCGATGCTGGCCGATGCGCTGAACGACTCGTTCAAGACGGTCCGATCCGAGGCGTTCAAGGCCGCGCTCAATCTGAAGGTCGGGGGCGGAGGCGCCGCCACGCTTCGGTACGTGATGAGGAGCCAGCACGCCGACGTCCGTCGCGAGGCGATGACCGAAGCCATGGCGAACGCCGGCGAGCCGGGCGGCTGGGACGCCGTCTTCGAGTTCCTCAACGACCCCGACCCCGGCCTCCGTTCCGAGGCGTACGAGTTCGCGTCCAGAAAGACGAAGGGGCTGGAGACACTCGACGCCGCCCTGGGATCGCGCTACCCCGACTTGCGCAAAGCGGCCGTCGACGGCCTCGTCAAAAAACACACGGCCGCCGCGCAGAAGCTGCTCGCGCGGGCCCTGGACGACGAGGAGAAGAACGTTCGACTGGCCGCGTTGGAGGCCCTCGTCGGGGCCGACGCCCAGCCCGTGTTGCGAACGGCCGTTGAGAACCCTCACGCCGACGTTCGGGTCCGAGCGGCCCGCGCTCTGGCCAGGCACGGAGACCCGGCCGCGCTCAAGCCGCTGATCGCGTTGGCGACGGCTCTCGAACCCGAGGAAGAGGAACGCCGCAAGGACTGGTCGAGCCTCGCCGAATCAGCCCTGCTCGGCCTCGGGCAGCTTGGCGACGCCTCCGCGCTGACGGCCCTCATCCCGCTGATCGACAGCCCGCACGCACCGATCCGCCAGGGGGCGACGCGAGCCCTGGCCTGGCTCACTCCGGCCGACCGCTCGGCCCCGCTGCGCGACGCCCTGCGACACCACGACGCGGTCGTCCGGGACCTCTCGGCGTTCGGCCTGACGCTCCTCGGAGATGCCTCGGCGGGCCCGCTCGTCTTCGCGGATTCGGCGAAGACCCTGAAGCCCTGGGAACGGTTCGCAGCGGCGGTGGCGCTGTCGGGGACCGCGATCGGCGACGGCTCCCTCGTGGCCGGGCTCGACGACTCGGACGAGAAGATCCGGGCCCGGATCCTCCTGCTTCTGTTGATGATGGAGTGGAAGGCGCCCCGCGAGGGCTCGCCGCTCGTCCTGGCCGCGCTGGCCGGCCGCGATCCCCGAACGCGGCTCGTCGCGGCCGAGGCCCTGGAGGCGATGGCCGCCGGCGCGGGGGGCCTCGCCGAGTTCATCGTCAAGACGATCAACGACCGCGGCGGCAAGCTTCCCTGGACGATCCCCGCCGCCGTCGTGGACGACCTGGCCGAGTTGCTCGTTCACGCTGAGCCTCGCCTCCGCGCCCGGTCGGCCGAGTTGCTCCGGGCGCTGGAGAGTGACGAACAGGCTGCGTGGGACCAGACCTGGGCGACACACGCCGAGCGCTTCGCCGCCGCGATCGAGGCCCTTCGCAAAGCGGCCGCGAAACGTCGCTCCACAACAGATCAGGCCCCGCCGAAAAGCCTCCGTGAGCTGGCCCTCGGCGCCTACGTCGGGCTGCTCCGCAATCAGGGCGGGACGCAGAAGGCCGGCGACCCGGCCACGTTGAGAGTGCGGCGATCGGCGCTGGGCCGTATCGAGACTTTGGCCAAGAATGATCCGACGATCGCCTCGGCCGCCCGCCCGGTGCTGGTGCAGGTCCTGGGCGACCCGAACGCGGCGATCCGCATCCCGGCGTTCGAGTGCCTCCCCGTGCTGGGCATGGAGCCCACGACCCTCGCGGCCGAGGCCCTGGCGACGGGGCACGTCGACCTGGGCGTGAAGGCCCTGGAGATCCTGGCCGCGGGCGGATCGACGGCCGAGGGCCGCCGCGTCCTGGACGAGGCGATGCTGACCCGACGCGACGACCTGGCCATTGAGGCGGCTAAACTCCTGATCGCCCGCGAAGGGACGACTCCCGTCGCGACGAGGGCGCTGGAGGGCGCCCACGAACCGCTCCGGAAGGCCGCCGTCGCCTGGCTGGCCGACGAGGCCGAGAAGGACGAGAAGGCCCGCGTGTCCCTCCGCGCAGCGCTCTCCTCGCGGCATGCGCCCGTCCGCGAGGCCGCCGCGATGGCCCTGGCCGCGCGGAAAGACGCCTCGGCCTTCGACGCCCTGGTCGCCCTGCTGAAAGCGGCCCCCGATGCGAACGCCGCCCGTCGCTGCATCGCCGCCCTGACGACGCTCGGCGATCCTCGCACCGCCACGGCTTTCCTCGACCGCGTCGAGAACGATCCGTCCGAGACCGCGCCGGCCGACGAACTCATTCGCGCCGTCGGTGGCTTCGGCCGGCCGGAGGTCATCGACCGCCTCTTCGCCCTCTGGGACAAGGACCGTAAGCGCGGGCTGCCGGCCTACCAGGCCCTCTTCACGATCAGCGGCCACCACCAACGGATCGAGGATCCGGAGGACGAAGCCCCCGACCGCCGTTGGGAGGAGAAGCAACTCCCGAGACGCGACGACGTGCTGGCCCGCCTTCTCGCACGCCTCACCGCACCGGGCGAAAAGGGAGCCATGGCGCTCATCCCCGCCGCCCGTTGGTCGCGGTCGAAGGAGGTCGACCCGGTCCTCGCCGGCCTGATCGGCCACCCGGACGAGGCGATCCGACGCGCGGCGATCGAGGCGATCGGCTGGCGGCTTCGCAAGCGTTCCGGCGACCCGGCCGTCCTGGTCAAGGCGTTGGCCTCGAAGGATCCCGTCGCGCAGTTGCTCGCGGCCGAGGGCCTGGCTCGGGTCGGGCGGCCCGAAGGACTCTCGGTCCTGATGGCGAGCGTTGAGTTGGTCCCCGACCTGAACCTCCGCCGCCGGGCCGTCCTGGCGCTCGGCGAGTTGGCCGACGAGCGTGCCGCCGAGATGCTCATCAAATTGGCGTCCGACGACGCCCACGCCCTCAACGAGGCCGCCGCCGAGGCGATCGGACACCTCGGAAAGTCGAAGCACGCCGAGGCCGTCGAGCGGCTGCTCGTACGGTTGGCCGATGGGAGCGGCGGCGTGGCCTACCAGGCGATCAAGGGGCTCCGCTGGCTCGACACGGCCCAGGGATGGCGGGTCCTCCGCAGGCGGGCCGGCGAGGACTCAGCGCCGCATCGCGAGATCGCCATCGAACAACTCGCCCACAACGACGATCCTGCCACCCGGGATCTGTTGCTCAAGCTGATCCGCGAAGACATCTCGAACGAGGAGCAGGCGTACGCCGCGGCCCGCAAACTCTGGGGCCCGGACGCTCTCGAACCCGACGAGGCCCTGCTCCAGAGTGTGTACCCCGAGGGCTTCGAGGAGTACGACGAGGCCCTGAAACGCGGCTCCGAGCGTTCCTCCCCCTCCCGGATTTTCGCCATTCTTCCCTCCTGTGAGGACGACGACGTCCGCAAGGCTCTGGCGCGGGCGCTTCTGACGCGGAAGGACGTGCCGACCGCCGAGGCCAGGGACGCTCTCGACAGCCTGGACCCGGCCGTTTCGGGCCTCGCGGCGCACATTCTCGGCCGGTCCGGCGAGGCCGCGAAGGGTGGCGCGAAGTCGGTCGAAACGACGCTGACGCGCTGGTGGAAAGCCTGGGTCGATCGGCGCAAGACTTCGCGAACGGTCGGCCTGGGAGATGACGACGCTCAAGCTCTCGTCGAATGTCTGGGCCTCGTCGCCTGGGCCGCAGGACGACTGGGCGTCGGAGGAGAAACCCTGGCCGCGATGGCGAGCCTCCCCGAGGCGGATCGCCAGGCCGTCGAGATGCGACGGTCGGCCGTGGAGGCGCTCGCGGCCTCGCCCGCGAGAAAGCTCGCCGTCGCCGCTCTGGAGGAAGCCGTCTCGACTACTGGCCCCGAGACCCGAGCGCTCGCGGCCCAGATCGTGACCGAGGACGCGCCTGACAAGGCCTTACCGCTTGCGGAGAAGCTCCTGGCCGACCGCTGGGCCTTCGATCGGGTGGCTCGCGGTAGGTCTGCACGGCTCTCGAACGTCCTCCGCCAGGCCTCGCGCCAGAGCCATTACCAGGGCGTCGCGCTGCCGTATCTCGTCGCGCAAAAGGACGTGGAGGGCCTGGCCGCCGTCGCCGGGGATCGTTCCGCGGCCGAAGGCGCGCGGCTCGGCGCGATCGAGGCGCTCGCCGCGCTTGCGACGGAGCCGGCCGAGGACGTCCTCCGCAAGATCGGCCTCGATGAGCGCGAGGAGGAAGACCTCCGCAAGGCCGCCTGGCGAGGGCTCCGTAAATCGAAGCGGCTCCGGACGCCGAAGCCCACCAAGACTCCAACCCCCAAGGTGAGCGGATGA
- a CDS encoding SWIM zinc finger family protein produces the protein MSDEPLPPDVPSDEPPAVERTEVHLAYHGASRLTTTEDSARLALAANILRPPARFDGVIKDPIRFREAMSALYAVVASDMRYQPKDRTAYLAYMRMRRESSGLDVWQAQREYFGWLLRNDPLAFVILDPVVTVHPDEVFFEVFSKDEGAYAKLGVDRDCFSSATDPTYGTTNIDFSQSLYQGLQQMRSYRETRLTIGPEGVGLMTKASGEVLEKTIRVPDSWLRGFLQVQSAAALPRDTFALAPIDLYNALRHLRLHADEKGKRRGLRVELMPGQPPRLVLEPWNEVIPTTAAPYKGKSARVARVWGRRRLMLLQRFLPFTEEVDVHLLGSGLPSFWVLRGRGMTLTLGLTGFTSANWSQALNFDLLLPRKAEPGGKSLDAVLEHLNGRWSAGAGELAKATKLSWPALTEALQLGCQQGRIMYDLAADVYRLRPLTDAPLDLGRLEFRDARERVAHDLLVRRGAVEIVSENRIPGSGLELTGRVTVKEDNREYRPKMLLADEGQVTRAECTCSFFRKQGLKAGPCVHLVALRLAHAAREAERASGRAPAEAITAETRAFSRRDAKGEDVYQVTLDRRRLKVRWGRADGDSRLQTLAFDSVDEARAAYLARVADLAARGFLDASAG, from the coding sequence ATGAGCGACGAGCCCCTGCCGCCGGACGTCCCCTCCGACGAGCCGCCCGCCGTCGAACGGACGGAGGTCCACCTGGCCTACCACGGCGCGAGCCGGCTGACGACCACCGAGGACTCGGCCCGGCTGGCCCTGGCCGCCAACATCCTCCGCCCCCCCGCGCGGTTCGACGGCGTCATCAAGGATCCGATCCGCTTCCGCGAGGCGATGTCCGCCCTCTACGCGGTCGTCGCCAGCGACATGCGGTATCAGCCCAAGGACCGCACGGCGTACCTCGCCTACATGCGGATGAGGCGTGAATCGTCGGGGCTCGACGTCTGGCAGGCCCAGCGCGAGTATTTCGGCTGGCTCTTGCGGAACGACCCGCTCGCGTTCGTGATCCTCGACCCGGTCGTGACGGTCCATCCCGACGAGGTCTTCTTCGAGGTCTTCAGCAAGGACGAAGGGGCGTACGCGAAGCTGGGCGTCGACCGCGACTGCTTCTCCAGCGCGACCGACCCAACCTACGGCACGACGAACATCGACTTCAGCCAGTCGCTCTACCAGGGCCTCCAGCAGATGCGCTCCTATCGGGAGACGAGGCTGACGATTGGCCCCGAGGGCGTGGGGCTGATGACGAAGGCGTCCGGCGAAGTCCTGGAGAAGACGATCCGCGTGCCGGATTCATGGCTCCGCGGGTTCCTCCAGGTCCAGTCGGCCGCCGCGCTGCCGAGGGACACGTTCGCCCTCGCGCCGATCGATCTCTACAACGCCCTGCGTCACCTGCGTCTCCACGCCGATGAGAAGGGCAAACGCCGAGGCCTGCGCGTCGAGTTGATGCCCGGCCAGCCGCCCCGCCTGGTGCTCGAGCCATGGAACGAGGTGATTCCCACGACGGCCGCACCGTACAAGGGGAAGTCGGCGCGGGTCGCAAGGGTCTGGGGACGTCGTCGGTTGATGCTCCTTCAGCGGTTCCTGCCGTTCACCGAGGAGGTCGACGTCCACCTCCTCGGCAGCGGCCTGCCTAGCTTCTGGGTCCTTCGCGGACGGGGCATGACGCTGACGCTCGGGTTGACGGGGTTCACCTCGGCGAACTGGTCGCAGGCGCTGAACTTCGACCTGCTCCTGCCCCGCAAGGCCGAGCCCGGCGGCAAGTCGCTCGACGCCGTCCTGGAGCATCTCAACGGGCGCTGGTCGGCGGGCGCCGGCGAACTTGCGAAGGCGACGAAGCTCTCCTGGCCGGCATTGACCGAGGCCTTGCAGCTCGGCTGCCAGCAAGGGCGGATCATGTACGACCTCGCCGCCGACGTCTATCGTTTGCGGCCGTTGACCGACGCTCCCCTCGACCTGGGCCGACTGGAGTTCCGCGACGCCCGCGAGCGGGTGGCTCACGACCTCCTCGTGCGCCGCGGGGCCGTCGAGATCGTCTCCGAGAACCGCATCCCCGGCTCGGGACTGGAGCTGACGGGCCGCGTGACCGTTAAGGAAGACAACCGCGAATACCGCCCCAAGATGCTGCTGGCCGACGAGGGTCAGGTGACGCGGGCTGAATGCACCTGCTCGTTCTTCCGCAAGCAGGGCCTGAAGGCTGGGCCGTGCGTTCATCTGGTCGCGTTGAGACTGGCACACGCCGCCCGCGAGGCCGAGCGGGCTTCCGGCCGCGCACCGGCGGAGGCGATCACCGCCGAGACCCGCGCGTTCAGCCGCCGCGATGCGAAGGGGGAGGACGTGTACCAGGTCACGCTCGACCGCCGTCGGCTGAAGGTCCGCTGGGGCCGCGCCGACGGGGATTCGCGGCTCCAGACGCTTGCCTTCGATTCGGTCGACGAGGCGCGGGCCGCCTATCTCGCCCGCGTCGCCGACCTCGCCGCCCGCGGCTTCCTCGACGCCTCCGCAGGATGA
- a CDS encoding reverse transcriptase family protein: MAMQRQTNPFDLWRSIVQAGGIQPYINAQLSERGFLVARRETDGMSERELADYKKSLKAEAAERRRLRREAWAAFRAEHIVHLGDGVYWSDEPGPDRWDQPNAEVRAAENELPPLDSPRQLAEALGLTIPQLRWLAFHRDAARRIHYRRFTIPKRDGSERAIWAPMPRLKRAQHWILRNIAEKLPVHGAAHGFLPGRSILSNAAPHCDSKVVVRIDLKDFFPTVTLRRVKGLFRKAGYREHVATLLALICTESPREIVEQDGETYYVALGPRCLPQGAPTSPAITNALCLRLDQRLSGVARSQGWRYTRYADDLTFSRPADSKEAPGIGRLLGTVRRVVGDEGFTIHDKKTAVGHNGGRQRVTGLIVNGDRTPRAPREFRRNLRAAIHNLVTGKESPSAEPPSVLAGRAAFVAMTDPSLGRAMLERLSQAVERSPEA, encoded by the coding sequence ATGGCCATGCAACGTCAGACCAACCCGTTCGACCTCTGGCGATCGATCGTCCAGGCGGGAGGAATCCAGCCTTACATCAACGCCCAGCTCTCCGAGCGGGGCTTCCTCGTCGCCCGCCGCGAGACCGACGGCATGTCGGAACGCGAGCTGGCCGATTACAAGAAGTCGCTGAAGGCCGAGGCCGCAGAGCGCCGGCGGCTGCGGCGCGAGGCCTGGGCCGCCTTCCGCGCCGAGCACATCGTCCACCTCGGCGACGGCGTCTACTGGAGCGACGAGCCCGGCCCCGATCGCTGGGACCAGCCCAACGCCGAGGTCCGGGCCGCCGAGAACGAGCTGCCGCCGCTCGACTCCCCGCGGCAACTGGCCGAGGCCCTCGGCCTGACGATCCCGCAGCTTCGCTGGCTGGCCTTCCATCGCGACGCCGCCCGACGGATCCACTACCGACGCTTCACCATCCCCAAACGCGACGGCTCCGAACGGGCCATCTGGGCGCCGATGCCTCGGTTGAAGCGGGCCCAGCACTGGATCCTCCGGAACATCGCCGAGAAGCTCCCCGTCCACGGCGCGGCTCACGGCTTCCTGCCCGGTCGATCGATCCTCTCGAACGCCGCCCCCCACTGCGACTCCAAGGTCGTCGTGCGGATCGACCTCAAGGACTTCTTCCCGACCGTGACGCTCCGGCGCGTGAAAGGGCTCTTCCGCAAGGCCGGCTACCGCGAGCACGTCGCCACGCTGCTGGCCCTCATCTGCACGGAGTCGCCCCGCGAGATCGTCGAGCAGGACGGCGAGACCTACTACGTGGCCCTCGGCCCCCGTTGCCTGCCTCAAGGCGCTCCAACGAGCCCGGCGATCACGAACGCGCTCTGCCTCCGGCTCGACCAGCGGCTCTCGGGCGTCGCCCGCAGCCAGGGTTGGCGGTACACGCGGTATGCCGACGACCTCACGTTCAGCCGGCCGGCCGACTCCAAGGAAGCGCCGGGAATCGGCCGGCTGCTGGGGACCGTCCGCCGGGTCGTGGGCGATGAGGGATTCACGATCCACGACAAGAAGACGGCCGTCGGTCACAACGGAGGCCGCCAGCGCGTCACGGGCCTCATCGTCAACGGCGACCGTACCCCGCGCGCGCCGCGAGAGTTCAGGCGGAACCTGCGCGCGGCGATCCACAACCTGGTCACGGGGAAGGAGTCGCCGTCGGCCGAGCCTCCTTCGGTCCTCGCCGGCCGCGCGGCGTTCGTTGCGATGACCGACCCTTCCCTCGGCAGGGCGATGCTGGAGAGGCTCTCCCAGGCGGTCGAGCGCTCTCCGGAAGCCTGA